The Microbulbifer hydrolyticus genome has a segment encoding these proteins:
- a CDS encoding cyanophycinase has protein sequence MKFTGLVATLAGLCLPLFAACSDSGAQAKASADSGSLLIVGGALRSDNTAVYRAFIEGVPEKFPDVVIVPAASGRPSHYAQQFQADLRSHGFKGRVRILPIADKDDKSTESIDESDWQQGGHDKALAESLNTAGGIWFVGGDQTRITRTLLDKEGRDTPVLAAIRAQLANGAIVGGTSAGAAIMSSTMIAAGDSLSALTLPAVETYQGMESQESGQLLLSRGLGFLPVGVVDQHFDRKARLGRLVRALGGVTRPEEPLGFGVDEDTALLVDLDVASMKVLGAGTLVVADARSATFADAEDGFAARDLRVSVLSHGDSYNWREHRVSASGSETLGNEAFGYRATQGAGIALANPRLDQLLGFSLLDNSDTRELRRYAFDDQTGKGVLFHFRQDDQSRGFWSYGSGTKDQYTILDVALDIAPVSVSVTAAR, from the coding sequence ATGAAATTTACCGGTCTGGTGGCGACTCTTGCAGGGCTATGTTTACCTCTGTTCGCCGCGTGCAGTGATTCGGGTGCGCAGGCGAAGGCGTCCGCCGATTCCGGCAGCCTGTTGATTGTGGGCGGTGCACTGCGCAGTGATAATACCGCGGTCTACCGCGCGTTTATCGAAGGTGTGCCGGAAAAATTCCCCGACGTGGTCATTGTGCCGGCCGCGTCCGGTCGGCCCAGTCACTATGCGCAACAGTTTCAGGCGGACCTGCGCAGCCATGGTTTTAAGGGCAGAGTCCGCATTTTGCCTATTGCCGACAAAGACGATAAGTCGACAGAGTCCATCGATGAAAGTGACTGGCAGCAGGGTGGTCACGACAAGGCGCTGGCCGAAAGCCTCAATACCGCTGGTGGCATCTGGTTTGTCGGCGGCGACCAGACCAGAATCACTCGCACCTTGTTAGACAAGGAGGGGCGCGATACGCCCGTGTTGGCCGCGATCCGGGCCCAGCTTGCCAATGGTGCCATTGTGGGAGGTACCAGCGCCGGCGCGGCCATCATGAGTAGCACCATGATCGCCGCGGGGGATTCCCTGAGTGCACTCACGCTACCCGCCGTGGAAACCTACCAGGGCATGGAAAGCCAGGAATCCGGGCAACTGTTGCTGTCCCGCGGATTGGGGTTTCTGCCGGTGGGCGTGGTGGACCAGCACTTTGATCGTAAAGCCCGTCTTGGGCGCCTGGTTCGCGCGCTGGGAGGTGTCACCAGACCCGAGGAGCCGCTGGGATTTGGTGTGGATGAAGATACTGCGCTGCTGGTCGATCTGGATGTCGCATCCATGAAAGTACTGGGGGCGGGAACCCTGGTTGTGGCGGACGCGCGCAGTGCGACGTTCGCCGATGCCGAAGACGGTTTCGCTGCCCGCGATCTGCGTGTGAGCGTATTGAGTCACGGTGACAGCTACAACTGGCGCGAACATCGCGTATCCGCCTCCGGCAGCGAGACCCTTGGCAACGAGGCATTCGGCTATCGCGCTACCCAGGGGGCCGGTATTGCGCTGGCCAACCCGCGCCTGGATCAACTGCTGGGTTTCTCCCTGCTGGACAATAGCGACACCCGCGAATTGCGCCGCTATGCGTTCGACGATCAGACTGGTAAGGGTGTGCTGTTCCACTTTCGTCAGGATGATCAGAGCCGCGGTTTCTGGAGCTACGGCTCCGGCACCAAGGATCAGTACACCATCCTCGATGTGGCGCTGGATATCGCGCCTGTTTCCGTATCGGTGACGGCGGCCCGCTGA
- a CDS encoding helix-turn-helix domain-containing protein, whose amino-acid sequence MDGVVQQPGPVRDQRLFEEAMTLMRNNLSEPLQTGELASYLSISQKKLERLFLRFEGVLPARFYRELRLEKARSLLHESALGIDEIGRRCGFRSASHFSRCFKSFCGHSPRMERQQGGQLRVESKRSPFPGGRHCGRIEKLMMEIML is encoded by the coding sequence ATGGATGGAGTGGTGCAACAGCCAGGACCTGTTCGCGATCAACGTCTGTTTGAAGAGGCCATGACGCTGATGCGCAACAACCTCTCCGAACCACTCCAGACCGGCGAGCTCGCCAGCTACCTCAGCATCTCACAGAAAAAACTCGAGCGGTTGTTCCTGCGCTTTGAGGGCGTATTGCCCGCGCGATTCTATCGGGAGCTGCGGCTTGAAAAAGCGAGGTCACTGCTGCACGAAAGTGCACTGGGCATCGATGAAATAGGGCGCCGCTGTGGGTTTCGTTCTGCATCCCATTTCAGTCGCTGTTTCAAATCCTTCTGTGGCCACAGCCCGCGGATGGAACGGCAGCAGGGAGGGCAGCTGCGTGTCGAATCGAAGCGCAGTCCGTTTCCCGGCGGGCGGCACTGCGGACGAATAGAAAAATTGATGATGGAAATAATGCTATGA
- the iadA gene encoding beta-aspartyl-peptidase, which produces MSQITLIKNAEVFAPRSLGRCDVLVAGNAIAQIDQHLTLPENIGQVVDADGAWLMPGLVDSLVHISGGGGEAGFGSRTPELDVREAISAGVTTVIGALGTDATTRTLNELFGKAKALEAQGISCFIQTGSYQVPVNTLTGSVRSDIMLVENMIGVGELAISDHRSSHPSRDELIRIAADARVAGLLSGKGGVVSIHVGDGAGRLQPLFDVVEHSEIPITQFLPTHMNRNMALLEHGVDFARAGGFIDFTTSTTAEILASGEMRASRALKLALERKAPIDQLTFSSDAQGSLTNFCNQGELQDIEVGSIASLFEEFRRAVQEEGVELASALQVVTSNPARALGLKRKGLVASGRDADLILVDPARFQITHTMARGRWQLFDRQPYGGRETG; this is translated from the coding sequence ATGTCTCAAATTACCCTGATAAAAAATGCGGAAGTGTTCGCGCCCCGCAGCCTCGGCCGCTGCGATGTGCTGGTGGCGGGAAACGCGATCGCGCAGATCGACCAGCATCTTACGCTGCCGGAAAATATCGGGCAGGTGGTGGACGCCGACGGTGCCTGGCTGATGCCGGGGCTGGTGGATTCCCTGGTGCATATCAGTGGCGGCGGTGGTGAAGCGGGTTTCGGTTCCCGCACACCGGAGCTGGATGTGCGTGAAGCGATTTCTGCGGGCGTCACCACGGTGATTGGTGCACTGGGTACCGATGCCACCACCCGTACCCTGAACGAGCTGTTCGGCAAGGCGAAAGCGCTGGAGGCGCAGGGGATTAGCTGCTTTATCCAGACCGGCTCCTACCAGGTACCGGTAAATACACTGACCGGCAGTGTGCGCAGCGACATCATGCTGGTGGAAAACATGATCGGTGTCGGTGAGCTGGCAATTTCAGATCATCGCTCGTCGCACCCCTCTCGGGATGAACTGATCCGCATTGCCGCCGATGCCCGGGTTGCCGGCCTGTTGAGCGGTAAGGGCGGTGTGGTGAGTATCCATGTGGGCGACGGTGCCGGGCGGCTGCAACCGCTGTTTGATGTGGTGGAGCACTCGGAGATCCCCATTACCCAGTTCCTTCCCACCCATATGAATCGCAATATGGCGTTGCTGGAACACGGCGTGGACTTTGCCCGCGCCGGTGGCTTTATCGACTTCACCACCTCCACCACCGCGGAAATCCTTGCCAGCGGTGAAATGCGCGCGAGCCGCGCACTGAAGCTGGCACTGGAGCGGAAAGCGCCCATCGACCAGCTCACCTTTTCCTCCGACGCCCAGGGGTCACTGACCAATTTTTGCAACCAGGGAGAGTTGCAGGATATCGAGGTGGGCAGCATCGCCAGCCTGTTCGAGGAATTCCGCCGTGCGGTACAGGAAGAGGGCGTGGAACTGGCCAGTGCACTGCAGGTGGTGACCAGTAACCCCGCGCGGGCGCTGGGACTCAAACGCAAAGGCCTGGTCGCGTCCGGGCGGGATGCGGACCTGATTCTGGTGGATCCGGCGAGATTCCAGATAACCCATACCATGGCCCGGGGGCGTTGGCAGCTGTTTGATCGCCAGCCTTACGGCGGCCGCGAAACAGGATAG